The following are from one region of the Thermodesulfovibrionales bacterium genome:
- a CDS encoding flagellar basal body L-ring protein FlgH, giving the protein MRDRVIRQFGHDRGYRSEYSGFKIKKTIKNSLLLYCFTALIICSCATPSLPPPPPKYVNKEESAIEKTRNSLWTDGGALFEDLKARRLNDIVTIKVMENIAGSGKADTSTKRDSSLEAGVDEFFGAPLNLNLRNFYGQGYTFSPSVKGGMKDDFKGSGETNRQGRLIGTITAKVVEVMPNGNLILEARKEIVINNEKQIFILKGMARPDDIAVDNTILSTRLTDTEIYFVGKGVLQDKQKPGWLVRILDKIWPF; this is encoded by the coding sequence ATGAGAGATAGAGTCATCAGACAGTTTGGGCATGATAGAGGATACAGGTCGGAATATTCAGGATTTAAAATTAAAAAAACAATAAAAAATTCGCTTTTGCTCTATTGTTTTACTGCGCTGATAATCTGTAGCTGTGCCACGCCCAGCCTGCCGCCTCCTCCGCCAAAATATGTTAATAAAGAAGAGTCAGCAATAGAGAAAACAAGAAACTCCCTCTGGACAGACGGAGGTGCACTTTTTGAAGATCTGAAGGCAAGAAGACTCAATGATATAGTGACCATTAAGGTGATGGAGAACATAGCCGGTTCAGGAAAGGCAGATACATCTACAAAGAGGGATTCAAGCCTTGAGGCTGGAGTTGATGAGTTTTTTGGTGCTCCTCTTAACCTTAATTTAAGGAATTTTTACGGTCAGGGATATACCTTCAGCCCATCTGTCAAAGGTGGAATGAAGGATGATTTCAAGGGTAGCGGTGAGACAAACAGACAGGGCAGACTCATAGGCACAATCACCGCAAAGGTTGTTGAGGTCATGCCGAATGGAAATCTGATACTTGAGGCAAGGAAGGAGATTGTAATAAATAATGAAAAACAGATTTTCATTCTTAAGGGAATGGCAAGACCTGATGATATAGCAGTGGATAATACAATCCTGAGCACAAGACTTACGGATACAGAGATATACTTTGT
- the flgA gene encoding flagellar basal body P-ring formation chaperone FlgA, which translates to MRYPLIVISFLILSYTLSFGSEGVEEILREALIKYYNCDDVKIENLRFSAPLTSQAVDIKIEETPQGLTIFNIKMADGKSIRANARITLLRKVVVSRRPLKRGFPVTEEDLTSRLADLRRIPQGAFQEPHDITGKIVNRNLAPGVIITDGMLAGKDSIKRGKKILIIAESLNFRISVPGELRENAVVGGYARAINLLTKKTVSGILIDENTMRVEF; encoded by the coding sequence ATGAGATATCCCTTGATAGTGATATCATTCCTTATCCTCTCCTACACCTTGTCCTTCGGCAGTGAAGGAGTAGAGGAAATATTGAGGGAGGCTCTCATAAAGTATTATAACTGTGATGATGTGAAAATAGAGAACCTGAGGTTTTCGGCTCCTTTAACCAGTCAGGCAGTTGATATAAAAATAGAAGAGACTCCTCAGGGTCTAACAATCTTTAATATAAAGATGGCTGACGGAAAAAGTATAAGGGCTAATGCAAGGATAACCCTGCTCAGAAAGGTAGTTGTGAGCAGAAGACCATTGAAGAGAGGATTTCCTGTTACTGAAGAGGATTTAACATCAAGGCTTGCTGACCTAAGGAGAATACCTCAGGGAGCCTTCCAAGAGCCCCATGATATTACAGGCAAAATCGTCAACAGAAACCTGGCACCGGGAGTCATAATTACAGATGGAATGCTTGCAGGGAAGGATTCTATTAAAAGGGGTAAGAAGATATTAATAATTGCTGAATCCCTTAACTTCAGAATCTCGGTGCCAGGAGAATTAAGAGAAAATGCTGTTGTAGGCGGATATGCCAGGGCAATTAATCTCCTGACAAAGAAGACAGTATCAGGTATCCTTATCGATGAGAATACAATGAGGGTGGAGTTTTAG
- the flgG gene encoding flagellar basal-body rod protein FlgG — MLRSLFISASGMEAQRLNLDVIANNLANANTVGFKKSRADFQDLMYQTIKSPGATSAEGLQIPSGIMIGLGVRPVAVQKIFTQGDFIQTGNSLDMVIEGDGFFQIVMPDGTIAYTRAGAFKLDSEGRIVNSEGYPLEPAITVPADTISITIGSDGKITVLQSGGATPVEIGQIEIAKFTNPAGLMPVGKNLFIPTASSGEAITGIPGSEGMGTIAQGFLEMSNVNIVEEMVNMIISQRAYEINSKAVQASDEMLQAVNNLKR; from the coding sequence ATGTTGAGGTCCCTTTTTATATCAGCATCAGGTATGGAGGCACAGAGGCTTAATCTTGATGTAATAGCAAATAATCTTGCAAATGCAAATACAGTGGGTTTCAAGAAGAGCAGGGCAGACTTTCAAGACCTTATGTATCAGACCATAAAATCTCCGGGTGCCACCTCTGCAGAAGGACTCCAGATACCATCAGGCATAATGATAGGACTTGGTGTAAGGCCGGTAGCTGTTCAGAAGATATTCACGCAGGGAGATTTTATCCAGACAGGTAACAGCCTTGATATGGTTATAGAGGGAGATGGTTTTTTCCAGATAGTAATGCCCGATGGGACAATAGCATATACAAGGGCTGGTGCCTTTAAGCTTGACAGCGAGGGAAGAATAGTAAATTCTGAAGGATATCCTCTTGAGCCAGCTATCACAGTACCTGCTGATACTATAAGTATCACAATAGGTTCTGATGGAAAGATTACAGTGCTTCAGTCTGGAGGTGCTACACCAGTAGAGATCGGCCAGATAGAGATAGCAAAATTCACAAATCCTGCCGGTCTCATGCCAGTGGGAAAGAATCTTTTTATACCAACGGCATCATCAGGAGAGGCAATTACAGGCATTCCGGGTTCGGAGGGTATGGGAACAATTGCTCAGGGATTTCTTGAGATGAGCAATGTAAATATTGTAGAAGAGATGGTGAATATGATTATAAGCCAGAGGGCCTATGAGATAAATTCAAAGGCAGTCCAGGCCTCAGATGAGATGTTGCAGGCAGTGAATAATCTTAAGAGGTAG
- the flgF gene encoding flagellar basal-body rod protein FlgF encodes MHKGIYIALSGALMKQRELELLSENIANSDTPGYKSANISFRDYLISKEQDDSRIMTYLSNMSVQFTPGVFINTGKILDIAIEGKGFLSLEGGFYTRRGDLRKTDEGYLVTSTGRKVMGNNGPVRISEGEVEIKEDGSIYVDGNMIDKLKIVDFDDPSALKRAGEGLYETVNNTSGRASSSRILQGYIEGSNVEIVREMVKLISTMREFETFQKAIQTLDEAAGKINNEMARI; translated from the coding sequence ATGCATAAAGGAATTTATATAGCCCTTTCAGGAGCATTGATGAAACAGAGGGAGCTTGAGCTTCTTTCAGAGAACATTGCAAATTCTGATACCCCGGGTTATAAATCTGCAAATATTTCCTTCAGAGATTATCTCATAAGTAAAGAACAGGATGATTCAAGGATAATGACCTATCTTAGCAATATGTCTGTCCAGTTTACACCAGGAGTTTTTATTAATACGGGAAAGATTCTCGATATAGCAATTGAGGGAAAGGGTTTTCTTAGCCTTGAGGGAGGTTTTTATACGAGAAGGGGAGACCTCAGAAAGACAGATGAAGGTTATCTTGTAACCTCCACTGGCAGGAAAGTTATGGGGAATAACGGTCCAGTCCGGATATCTGAGGGAGAGGTAGAGATTAAAGAAGATGGAAGTATATACGTTGATGGGAACATGATTGATAAACTTAAGATCGTTGATTTCGATGACCCCAGCGCATTAAAGAGAGCTGGTGAAGGTTTATACGAGACAGTGAATAATACTTCTGGAAGAGCCTCTTCATCAAGAATCCTTCAGGGATATATAGAAGGCTCAAATGTAGAGATAGTCAGAGAGATGGTAAAACTTATTTCAACAATGAGGGAGTTTGAGACCTTCCAGAAGGCAATACAGACCCTTGATGAGGCAGCTGGGAAGATAAACAATGAAATGGCAAGGATATAA
- a CDS encoding cytochrome P450: MLKRFLKIGDRTSESRELREIGELVIKRIDRKISELKTIEKKVEQKIDALKVLIQKAEELHQRDIRKEEIISLYRKGLKIDDIASSLKIPSGEVELVLRLCKNYPQGKNFLSDSRQF, encoded by the coding sequence ATGTTAAAGAGATTTTTAAAAATAGGTGATCGAACCAGTGAGTCAAGAGAGCTCAGAGAGATAGGTGAGCTTGTGATCAAAAGAATTGACAGAAAGATCAGTGAACTTAAAACAATTGAAAAAAAAGTTGAGCAGAAGATTGATGCCCTGAAGGTATTAATTCAGAAGGCTGAGGAGCTTCACCAGAGGGATATTAGAAAGGAGGAGATCATCTCTCTCTACAGAAAGGGTTTGAAGATTGACGATATTGCCTCGAGCCTCAAAATCCCCTCAGGGGAGGTTGAGCTTGTGCTAAGACTGTGCAAAAATTATCCTCAGGGAAAAAATTTCCTGTCAGATTCCCGACAGTTTTAA
- a CDS encoding HDOD domain-containing protein, which yields MLNDDLKRLILSTCDIPAVPHVALKVVRLIDAPGTRLDEIQRAILADQALTSRVLKIANSAYYGLRHSVDTVSEAVAIMGFNTLRSLVLAAATKEVYKRFGIIEQKLWEHSLGVSVAASLIARRKRNIKMEEASVAGLLHDVGKALMNNAQPERFMLLMERVYDDRVTFSSVEREYFAFSHSDAGSILAEKWGFPSLLCEVIRDHHSCDSQQGDDPYKDELCRIISLADTLCLKLGVGYRGPMQDIDLKEEEKIRSLFIAPDEYKKIEEEFKNIYLKEKLFFLE from the coding sequence ATGTTGAATGATGACCTTAAGAGACTGATCCTTTCAACCTGCGATATACCTGCTGTGCCCCATGTGGCATTAAAGGTTGTAAGGTTAATTGATGCACCCGGTACCAGACTTGATGAGATTCAGAGGGCAATCCTTGCAGACCAGGCACTCACATCAAGGGTTTTGAAGATCGCCAATTCAGCCTATTATGGATTGAGACATAGTGTTGATACTGTATCAGAGGCAGTTGCAATAATGGGATTTAATACATTAAGAAGTCTTGTCCTTGCAGCAGCAACAAAGGAGGTCTATAAGAGGTTTGGCATTATTGAACAGAAACTCTGGGAGCACAGCCTTGGTGTTTCTGTTGCGGCATCATTAATTGCAAGGAGAAAAAGAAATATAAAGATGGAGGAGGCATCAGTTGCCGGGCTTCTTCATGATGTTGGCAAGGCGCTGATGAACAATGCCCAGCCCGAGAGATTCATGCTCCTTATGGAGAGGGTTTATGATGACAGAGTCACCTTCAGTTCTGTGGAGAGAGAATATTTTGCTTTCAGCCATTCGGACGCAGGCTCTATCCTTGCCGAAAAATGGGGATTTCCGTCGCTTCTCTGTGAGGTTATAAGGGACCATCACAGCTGTGATTCACAACAGGGTGATGATCCCTACAAAGACGAACTCTGCAGAATAATAAGTCTTGCAGATACCCTCTGCCTGAAACTCGGGGTAGGTTACAGGGGACCTATGCAGGATATAGACCTTAAAGAGGAAGAGAAAATCAGATCCCTTTTTATTGCACCGGATGAATATAAAAAGATTGAAGAGGAATTCAAGAATATCTATCTTAAAGAGAAGTTATTTTTTCTGGAGTGA
- a CDS encoding response regulator: MDEIALIYCDIMKKRGMGAGLKEILVIDDEEFISDILSIVLSELGYSVTALQDGTEALKYITEREYWAIFCDLKMPGLDGFEVYEKAVELRPELKNRFVLLTGTLLDKSIKELIEKRGMKILFKPFNFEDVSRLLRELEKSHVE, translated from the coding sequence ATGGATGAAATAGCTCTCATTTATTGTGATATAATGAAAAAAAGAGGGATGGGGGCTGGCTTGAAAGAGATTCTTGTAATTGATGATGAAGAGTTTATATCTGATATACTGAGTATTGTGCTTTCAGAACTTGGCTATTCTGTGACTGCTCTTCAGGATGGTACGGAGGCCTTGAAATATATAACTGAGAGAGAATACTGGGCTATTTTCTGTGATCTCAAGATGCCTGGCCTTGATGGCTTTGAGGTTTATGAGAAGGCTGTCGAATTAAGACCTGAGCTGAAAAATCGTTTTGTGCTTCTTACAGGCACCCTGCTTGATAAATCTATAAAAGAACTAATAGAGAAAAGGGGTATGAAGATACTCTTCAAGCCTTTTAATTTTGAAGATGTTAGCAGACTTCTCAGGGAGCTAGAGAAAAGCCATGTTGAATGA
- a CDS encoding FliA/WhiG family RNA polymerase sigma factor: MKRIDILLEEKERTEKTNLEESRREEIIRSFLPFIKYTALRLSWRLPPQLTTEDLMSAGIAGLLESLDRYREELGNLDSFVKQRIRGAMIDELRANSQLSRSLREKLCAIRDMHRELEIKLGRAPEAEEIAEGLNISIEQYYSILSETAKSHTLRMDEYIDHRYDDELSLHESIPDRNMKTPETLFEEKRLKERIASLINKLPEKERLVLSLYYWDELTMKEIASILGITEGRVSQLHNQAIMRLRSSFMEEA; the protein is encoded by the coding sequence ATGAAAAGGATTGACATTTTATTAGAAGAGAAAGAAAGGACTGAAAAAACTAATCTTGAGGAATCCAGAAGGGAAGAAATAATCAGGTCCTTCTTACCCTTTATAAAATATACGGCATTGCGATTAAGCTGGAGACTTCCACCCCAGTTAACAACCGAAGACCTCATGAGTGCAGGGATAGCAGGTCTCCTTGAATCCCTCGACAGATACAGGGAAGAACTCGGAAATCTTGATTCCTTTGTGAAACAGAGGATCAGGGGTGCAATGATTGATGAGCTCAGGGCAAACAGTCAGCTATCAAGATCTTTAAGAGAAAAACTTTGTGCGATCAGGGATATGCACAGGGAGCTGGAGATAAAGCTTGGAAGGGCTCCGGAGGCAGAAGAGATAGCTGAGGGACTTAATATATCCATAGAGCAATACTACAGTATCCTCAGCGAGACAGCTAAATCCCATACCCTCAGGATGGACGAGTATATTGATCACAGATATGATGATGAGCTTTCTTTACATGAGTCCATACCTGATAGAAATATGAAGACGCCGGAAACCCTTTTTGAAGAAAAAAGATTGAAGGAGAGGATAGCCTCCTTAATAAATAAACTTCCAGAAAAAGAAAGACTTGTCCTTTCCCTTTATTACTGGGATGAGCTTACCATGAAGGAGATTGCCTCTATTCTTGGAATCACGGAAGGAAGAGTTTCGCAACTTCATAACCAGGCAATAATGAGACTGAGAAGTTCTTTTATGGAGGAAGCATAA
- a CDS encoding MinD/ParA family protein codes for MSERAVKTISITSGKGGVGKTNIVAALAIAMRRLGRDVMIFDADLGLSNIDVLLHLAPKYNIQHLLRGEKTLSEIIIDGPFGVKIIPAGSGIQELTALNEFQRLKIMESFDSYDGKVDVLLIDTPAGISENVAFFCTSSEEIVVITSPEPTAITDAYAIIKVLFTRYQEKDFHIIVNSAKDKEEALEIFDRLSLAAERFLNISLNYLGYIPLDDAVKKSVMVQRSFADLYPGSPATKAVMEIAEKLLEEEVRIKGGLQFFIRNLIGGLREKSLCTVEER; via the coding sequence ATGTCTGAAAGGGCTGTAAAGACTATATCAATCACGAGTGGAAAGGGTGGTGTGGGAAAAACAAATATTGTTGCAGCTCTTGCAATTGCCATGAGAAGACTCGGAAGGGATGTAATGATATTTGATGCAGATCTCGGTTTGAGTAATATAGATGTCCTGCTTCACCTGGCACCGAAGTACAATATTCAGCATCTCCTGAGGGGAGAGAAGACACTCAGTGAGATCATAATAGATGGACCTTTTGGAGTGAAGATAATTCCAGCAGGTTCTGGCATCCAGGAGCTTACAGCCCTTAATGAGTTCCAGAGATTGAAGATAATGGAGAGCTTTGACTCATATGATGGAAAGGTTGATGTGCTCCTGATTGATACACCTGCAGGGATATCTGAGAATGTTGCCTTTTTCTGTACCTCTTCTGAGGAAATAGTTGTTATAACCTCTCCTGAACCCACCGCAATTACCGATGCCTATGCAATAATTAAGGTGCTCTTCACAAGATATCAGGAAAAGGATTTTCATATCATAGTAAATTCAGCAAAAGACAAAGAGGAAGCCCTTGAGATTTTTGATAGATTATCACTCGCAGCCGAGAGATTTCTCAATATATCCTTGAATTATCTCGGCTATATACCACTTGATGATGCAGTGAAGAAATCAGTGATGGTGCAGCGTTCCTTTGCAGATCTCTATCCAGGTTCTCCAGCAACAAAGGCTGTTATGGAGATAGCAGAGAAGCTTCTTGAAGAAGAGGTACGGATAAAGGGAGGTCTTCAGTTTTTTATAAGAAATCTTATCGGTGGTTTGAGGGAAAAATCACTCTGTACGGTGGAAGAGAGATGA
- the flhF gene encoding flagellar biosynthesis protein FlhF, with product MKIKRFRAKSFSEALELVKKELGEDAVVLSTEEKKGIIPSVEVVAAIDYDDPSENYKNFSSQINKKPDLNNSLEPEASEIRQLLSEIAYLKDSINELKRYGYELTLPEKKREIFNYLRERAIRDEFSLRLCNRVSTKEELLRQISMDLKIKRTVFNRRAIMLIGPTGAGKTTTIAKLAWIAISQGQKAALLSLDTYRIGAMEQIRIYSRIMGIPLLVVSGVEELKEGLEKFSSRDTVLIDTTGRSPSDRRYISQLSSIITELKNLPGDFSLELHLLISSNSDESSMIEAYNHYRELPINCIAFTKVDEAVRFGHLYNIYLTYQKPVAYITTGQTVPDDIKFPDQRELASLFLRKGYFCKEVVNV from the coding sequence ATGAAGATTAAGAGATTCCGGGCAAAGAGTTTTTCAGAAGCTCTTGAACTTGTAAAGAAAGAGCTCGGTGAGGATGCAGTGGTACTTAGTACAGAGGAAAAGAAGGGTATAATACCCTCCGTAGAGGTGGTGGCAGCAATTGACTACGATGATCCTTCAGAGAATTATAAAAATTTTTCATCACAGATAAATAAAAAGCCAGATCTTAACAATTCTCTAGAACCAGAGGCGTCAGAGATAAGACAACTCCTTTCAGAGATAGCATATCTCAAAGATTCAATCAATGAACTTAAAAGATATGGATATGAACTAACTTTGCCGGAAAAGAAGAGAGAGATATTTAATTATCTCAGAGAGAGGGCTATAAGGGATGAATTCTCTCTGAGGCTCTGCAACAGGGTCAGTACAAAGGAAGAACTTTTAAGACAGATATCTATGGACTTAAAGATAAAGAGGACTGTTTTTAATAGAAGGGCAATAATGCTCATCGGTCCAACCGGTGCTGGCAAGACCACAACAATTGCAAAACTTGCCTGGATTGCAATAAGTCAGGGACAGAAGGCTGCACTGCTTTCTCTCGATACTTACAGAATAGGTGCAATGGAGCAGATAAGAATCTATTCAAGGATCATGGGTATACCCCTTCTTGTAGTCTCAGGAGTAGAGGAATTAAAGGAGGGTCTTGAAAAATTCTCTTCTAGAGATACTGTGCTTATAGATACTACCGGAAGGAGTCCATCAGACAGAAGATATATATCTCAGCTTTCATCTATCATAACAGAACTAAAGAATCTTCCCGGAGATTTCAGCCTTGAGCTTCATCTTCTCATAAGCTCAAACTCTGATGAAAGCTCGATGATAGAGGCTTATAATCATTACAGAGAACTTCCCATAAATTGCATTGCCTTTACTAAGGTAGATGAGGCGGTAAGATTCGGACATCTTTACAATATTTACCTTACCTACCAGAAGCCTGTTGCGTACATAACAACCGGTCAGACTGTACCTGACGACATAAAATTTCCTGACCAGCGGGAACTCGCTTCACTTTTTCTCAGAAAGGGTTATTTTTGTAAGGAGGTGGTTAATGTCTGA